One window of the Zygotorulaspora mrakii chromosome 6, complete sequence genome contains the following:
- a CDS encoding uncharacterized protein (similar to Saccharomyces cerevisiae YER064C and VHR1 (YIL056W); ancestral locus Anc_7.246) has protein sequence MAGYKVSKSSGSHSCSGTTRKIREQLNFNDEKKWKKFSNRRLELIDKFGLSERKASEQDDNIRQIATILRTEFGYSLSAAGEFEKLVTAAVQSVRRNRKRSKKRLPDNSSGTATTTNTGSSEDEFMAKDDSPLQRQISMTPIAPDLHSNMQSLNFPATSLPSIQPKSIQPSSRVQTTTPAPSAPGPTAGSPAVPEASGAPVAAASSVPSGSALAGTSHPSYHMPTQQRYADVIKAVIADVVNNVVTLTDQSQKDRSSSTNLTEFAMSINDNHLLSFGLHNKPSITGQNQSKSSASDIPFFLREKLLVIIQRSRTCFDMAHSQGSIDLHSNLEILGEMAVRSSIAFVIERFFSNLMPSSMEYLTSKTSSLESLASLSINVFGPASKRSLSHLPPAVQTKLLFLVIGGLIKDFGFDPCLYPLSEIVHHLVMHQYPSVTKSSVLAQKNGPNSDASQRITVLSSLSMKPQLANEDVNKKVVIKFKGREQAFTFHLLSNGPPTVNEILENCKSLFQIISQTKQLSLCHNNSIVRDDVELAKLFNSFSNQNIVLEVKEAQRDPSDLNDGLKILSDASLQIKQEIPNGQSHKNSTSSLDAFDKIISRIGKFPKNADASLQQSFPPSNMPASTSHQANKEELPSLPSVVMNGARNNFFFQDNNLPQSVFQPLL, from the coding sequence ATGGCCGGCTACAAAGTGTCCAAGTCTTCTGGTAGTCATAGTTGCTCTGGCACCACTAGAAAGATCAGGGAGCAATTGAACTTCAACGATGAAAAGAAGTGGAAGAAGTTTTCCAATAGGAGACTAGAGCTGATCGATAAATTTGGTCTGAGCGAAAGAAAAGCAAGCGAGCAGGACGACAATATAAGACAGATTGCGACGATTCTGAGAACAGAGTTTGGGTATTCCTTGAGTGCCGCAGGagagtttgaaaagctGGTCACGGCTGCGGTTCAGTCTGTCAGGAGAAACAGGAAGCGATCCAAGAAGCGGTTGCCTGACAATTCAAGCGGAACGGCAACCACGACTAATACAGGGTCTTCAGAAGACGAGTTCATGGCAAAGGACGACTCGCCGCTGCAGCGACAAATTTCGATGACTCCGATTGCACCAGATCTGCATTCGAATATGCAGTCGTTGAATTTTCCGGCCACATCACTGCCCTCTATCCAACCGAAGTCGATCCAGCCGTCTTCGCGCGTGCAAACTACAACACCAGCGCCTTCAGCTCCTGGACCGACTGCAGGATCGCCAGCTGTACCAGAAGCTTCAGGAGCACCCGTGGCCGCAGCTTCGTCAGTCCCATCAGGCTCCGCACTAGCGGGAACTTCGCATCCATCATACCATATGCCTACACAACAGAGATACGCGGATGTAATCAAGGCAGTTATAGCAGACGTTGTCAATAACGTGGTTACGCTGACCGATCAAAGTCAAAAGGATCGATCAAGCAGCACGAATCTAACAGAATTTGCAATGTCCATCAATGACAACCATTTATTGTCTTTTGGTTTACATAATAAACCTTCAATAACAGGACAAAATCAAAGCAAGAGCTCAGCCTCTGACATACCATTTTTCCTTCGAGAAAAATTATTGGTGATCATTCAGAGATCAAGAACCTGCTTTGACATGGCACATTCGCAGGGATCCATCGATTTACACTCTAATTTGGAAATCCTTGGTGAAATGGCAGTTAGATCATCCATCGCATTCGtcattgaaagatttttttcaaatttaatgCCATCATCTATGGAATACCTTACGTCGAAGACATCAAGCTTAGAATCGTTGGCAAGCTTATCGATAAATGTTTTTGGTCCAGCTTCAAAGAGAAGCCTAAGTCATCTGCCACCTGCTGTACAAACAAAGCTATTATTTTTAGTAATTGGAGGACTAATTAAAGATTTTGGTTTTGACCCTTGTCTTTATCCTTTGAGCGAAATCGTTCATCATTTAGTAATGCACCAGTATCCTTCGGTTACGAAGTCGTCTGTGTTAGCCCAAAAAAATGGCCCAAACAGTGATGCGTCACAAAGGATAACAGttctttcatctttatcaatGAAACCGCAGTTAGCTAATGAAGATGTTAATAAGAAAGTTGTAATAAAGTTCAAGGGTCGTGAACAGGCTTTTACGTTTCATTTGTTGAGTAATGGTCCGCCGACAGTAAATGAAATACTTGAGAACTGCAAGTCTTtatttcaaatcatctCACAAACAAAACAACTGAGTCTATGTCATAACAACTCCATTGTACGTGATGATGTGGAGCTGGCAAAACTTTTTAATAGTTtctcaaatcaaaatattgtttTGGAAGTCAAAGAAGCTCAGAGGGACCCAAGTGATCTCAACGATggtttaaaaattttgagtgATGCGTCATTACAAATAAAGCAAGAAATACCAAACGGACAGTCCCACAAAAATTCAACTTCAAGTCTTGACGCATTTGATAAGATCATTAGTCGGATTGGTAAGTTTCCCAAGAACGCCGATGCATCACTGCAACAAAGTTTTCCTCCTTCGAATATGCCGGCATCTACATCGCATCAGGCAAATAAGGAGGAGTTGCCATCGTTACCATCTGTTGTAATGAATGGAGCaagaaacaatttttttttccaagataATAATTTACCACAATCCGTGTTTCAGCCGTTATTATGA
- the ICL1 gene encoding isocitrate lyase 1 (similar to Saccharomyces cerevisiae ICL1 (YER065C); ancestral locus Anc_7.247) — translation MTMPVTTLDTTTSSNFQVLQNELNAAAVEIEKWWSQPRWKGTKRIYTAKDIAARRGTFPPVEYPSSVMAKKLYRVLEQHHKDRTVAKTFGALDPVHISQMAKYLDTIYVSGWQCSSTASSSNEPGPDLADYPMDTVPNKVDHLFKAQLFHDRKQLEARAKARSQEELDAMGAPIDYLTPIVADGDAGHGGLTAVFKLTKMFIERGAAGIHMEDQTSTNKKCGHMAGRCVIPVQEHINRLSTVRMCADIMHSDLVLVARTDSEAATLISSTIDTRDHYFIVGATNSAMEDESFAETMDKAILSGKSAEELAHIEKDWCERADLKLFHEAFADEVNRLPKISEKEKQKIIDLFSSKIGPLTETSHRDAKKLAKELLGHDIYFNWDLPRVREGLYRYQGGTQCSIMRARAFAPFADLVWMESNYPDYQQAVDFSKGVKAEYPDKMLAYNLSPSFNWTKAMSIDDQETFIDRLGNLGYSWQFITLAGLHTTALAISNFSRDFAQDGMKAYAQNVQKQEMENDVDILKHQKWSGAEYIDSLLKLAQGGISATAAMGKGVTEDQFRAH, via the coding sequence ATGACCATGCCAGTGACTACGTTAGACACTACTACCTcctcaaattttcaagttttgcaaaatgaaCTAAACGCAGCAGCAgtagaaattgaaaaatggtggtCACAGCCTCGCTGGAAAGGCACCAAGAGAATCTATACTGCTAAGGACATTGCGGCAAGACGTGGTACTTTCCCACCGGTGGAATATCCCTCTTCCGTGATGGCAAAAAAACTGTACAGAGTCCTGGAGCAACACCACAAGGACAGGACTGTTGCTAAGACATTCGGAGCTTTGGATCCGGTCCATATCAGTCAAATGGCAAAGTATCTGGACACCATTTATGTTTCTGGATGGCAATGCTCATCGACGGCATCCTCGTCTAATGAGCCAGGTCCTGATTTGGCCGATTATCCAATGGATACAGTACCAAATAAGGTTGATCATCTCTTTAAGGCACAGTTATTCCACGATAGAAAGCAACTAGAAGCACGGGCAAAAGCGAGAAGCCAAGAGGAACTGGATGCAATGGGAGCACCGATTGATTATTTGACGCCAATTGTTGCTGACGGTGATGCTGGTCACGGTGGTTTGACCGCtgttttcaaattgacCAAAATGTTCATTGAACGTGGTGCCGCAGGTATTCATATGGAAGACCAAACTTcaacaaacaaaaaatgtggCCATATGGCTGGCAGATGTGTAATCCCTGTACAAGAACATATCAACAGATTGAGTACGGTTCGCATGTGCGCTGATATAATGCATTCGGACCTTGTTCTCGTTGCAAGAACAGATTCTGAAGCGGCCACCCTGATTAGTTCAACAATTGATACCAGAGACCATTATTTTATCGTTGGCGCCACCAATAGTGCCATGGAAGACGAGTCCTTTGCGGAAACAATGGACAAGGCGATCCTATCCGGTAAATCTGCCGAGGAGTTAGCTCACATTGAAAAGGATTGGTGTGAAAGAGCCGATTTGAAACTATTCCATGAGGCGTTTGCCGATGAAGTCAACAGATTACCAAAGATcagtgaaaaagaaaagcaaaagattATCGATCTATTCAGCTCTAAAATTGGACCCTTGACTGAAACCTCACATCGAGACGCCAAAAAACTAGCCAAAGAGTTGCTGGGCCATGACATCTACTTTAACTGGGATCTACCAAGAGTACGCGAAGGTCTATACCGTTACCAAGGTGGCACCCAATGCTCCATAATGCGTGCTCGTGCCTTTGCCCCCTTCGCAGATCTGGTTTGGATGGAAAGCAACTACCCAGATTATCAACAAGCagttgatttttcaaaaggtgTCAAGGCCGAATATCCCGATAAGATGCTTGCCTATAACTTATCACCCTCCTTCAACTGGACAAAAGCAATGTCTATCGACGACCAAGAGACTTTCATCGACCGTCTCGGAAACCTCGGGTACTCCTGGCAATTTATCACTTTGGCTGGCTTGCATACCACTGCCCTAGCCATAAGCAACTTCTCTCGTGATTTTGCCCAAGATGGCATGAAAGCCTACGCGCAAAACGTCCAAAAACAAGAGATGGAAAATGATGTCGACATTCTAAAACATCAGAAATGGTCAGGTGCGGAATACATCGACAGTCTATTAAAACTGGCACAAGGTGGAATAAGTGCTACAGCTGCCATGGGCAAAGGTGTCACAGAGGATCAATTCAGAGCACactga
- a CDS encoding uncharacterized protein (similar to Saccharomyces cerevisiae YER067W and YIL057C; ancestral locus Anc_7.248) — MTKKNKGPKVTTITTKEGEALKVFEDLKDFETFIKQETEDNDFDDLHCRLKYYPPFVLHEAHDDPEKISDTANCHSKKFVRHLHQHVEKHLLKDLKEAIQTPSLKFSEKSKQETFDKIVWHYGDNAEYHNKKFHINLDVTCTHDSALVDIDYKTMPII; from the coding sequence atgacaaagaaaaataaggGACCAAAGGTAACAACCATCACCACGAAGGAAGGTGAGGCGTTGAAAGTCTTTGAAGATCTGAAAGATTTCGAGACGTTCATCAAGCAGGAGACGGAAGATAACGACTTCGACGATTTACACTGTAGGTTGAAGTACTATCCGCCTTTTGTATTGCATGAGGCTCACGATGACCCCGAAAAGATTTCTGACACGGCGAACTGTCATTCCAAGAAATTCGTGCGCCATCTGCACCAGCACGTAGAGAAACATCTCTTGAAAGATCTTAAGGAGGCAATACAGACACCTTCTTTGAAGTTCTCGGAAAAGTCCAAGCAGGAGACATTCGATAAAATCGTATGGCACTACGGTGACAACGCAGAGTATCataacaaaaaatttcacaTTAATTTGGATGTGACTTGTACCCATGATAGCGCACTGGTAGATATTGATTACAAGACGATGCCAATTATCTAA